In Hallerella succinigenes, the following are encoded in one genomic region:
- a CDS encoding T9SS type A sorting domain-containing protein, producing MKKLSFAALCGAFLLGGTAFAAPGLTVSGTDLLYNGKKIFFSGTNLAWSDYNSDVGASPLDENAWRKAVEGTRAAGGNAIRWWLFNNMSQSPEIDQTTHLVSGLKENTINNMKKALDIAEEYGVMVSMCLFSHNLMEPDQWGIYNEKLDITANELLFEEAGTKAFIDNVLIPVVKAIGNHNALMTWEVFNEPEGMTSECSGWTTRKMALSKIQAFTNKVAAAIHTENPELLVSTGSVNIQYQKYWNDEALIAAGGEANGTLDFFQTHYYPYYQNDAVSPFINTAAQMASTYGYDSKPMIIGEFPASGWAGDTYNANMAAKTEITTEECYRKAFDGGYAGALAWQYIGDKTDPKFGGYSYTIDPALKAMTALAAKEEASIKIKDVNIEGGDGGNGMMAVTYGADNGQVEYQNKGGWDLSKATTFTWTAKNNGTSDADIYLIFKLTDSWMWTETDGSCKVPAGTKVTCSINISSLADRNKTLSITLANYAAGYTGTVIYDDIQAGDLMLFDFNTDKYDAFKRGYENTEEMIPEIKIVFDENYVYGQSSSLTMSKMATSKFSIYGNKIMLNTKAKGKVRIDVFGMNGRLVATLFNGMLGVGNYEFSLADMPKGQYIVRMKDAGITTTRPVIVK from the coding sequence ATGAAAAAATTGAGTTTTGCAGCTCTTTGCGGAGCCTTTTTGCTTGGAGGAACAGCTTTTGCGGCCCCGGGCCTTACGGTGAGCGGCACCGACCTGCTCTATAACGGTAAGAAGATTTTCTTTTCGGGCACGAACCTCGCCTGGAGCGACTACAACTCCGACGTGGGCGCAAGTCCGCTTGACGAAAACGCATGGCGCAAGGCAGTCGAAGGCACGCGCGCTGCGGGCGGCAATGCAATTCGCTGGTGGCTTTTCAACAACATGAGCCAGAGCCCCGAAATCGACCAGACGACACACCTGGTATCGGGCCTCAAGGAAAACACCATCAACAACATGAAGAAGGCCCTGGACATTGCCGAGGAATACGGCGTGATGGTTTCGATGTGCCTTTTTAGCCACAACTTGATGGAACCGGACCAGTGGGGCATTTACAACGAAAAGCTCGACATCACGGCAAACGAATTGCTTTTTGAAGAAGCAGGCACCAAGGCTTTTATTGACAACGTCCTCATTCCGGTGGTAAAGGCAATCGGAAACCATAATGCGCTCATGACTTGGGAAGTCTTTAACGAACCCGAAGGCATGACGAGCGAATGCAGCGGCTGGACCACTAGGAAGATGGCGCTTTCCAAGATTCAGGCGTTTACAAACAAGGTAGCGGCAGCCATCCACACCGAGAACCCGGAACTTCTCGTTTCTACAGGTAGCGTGAACATCCAGTATCAGAAATACTGGAACGATGAGGCCCTCATCGCTGCCGGTGGCGAAGCAAACGGCACGCTCGACTTTTTCCAGACGCATTACTATCCGTATTACCAGAACGATGCGGTATCTCCGTTCATAAATACAGCGGCCCAAATGGCGAGCACGTATGGTTACGACAGCAAGCCGATGATTATTGGAGAATTCCCGGCTAGCGGTTGGGCAGGCGACACCTATAACGCAAACATGGCCGCAAAGACGGAAATTACAACGGAAGAATGCTACCGCAAGGCCTTTGATGGTGGCTACGCAGGCGCTCTCGCTTGGCAGTACATCGGTGACAAGACCGACCCGAAATTCGGTGGTTACAGCTACACGATTGATCCGGCGCTCAAGGCAATGACGGCACTCGCCGCAAAAGAAGAAGCGAGCATCAAAATCAAGGATGTGAACATTGAAGGTGGCGACGGAGGAAACGGCATGATGGCTGTGACTTATGGCGCCGACAATGGACAGGTGGAATACCAGAACAAAGGCGGCTGGGACTTGTCCAAGGCAACCACGTTCACCTGGACGGCAAAGAACAACGGAACATCTGACGCAGACATTTACCTTATCTTCAAGCTCACGGATTCTTGGATGTGGACTGAAACCGACGGCAGTTGTAAAGTTCCGGCAGGCACAAAGGTCACTTGCTCCATCAACATTTCTAGCTTGGCCGATCGCAACAAGACACTCAGCATCACGTTGGCAAACTACGCCGCAGGTTACACCGGCACGGTCATCTACGATGACATCCAGGCCGGCGACTTGATGCTTTTCGATTTCAACACGGACAAGTACGACGCCTTCAAGCGCGGTTACGAGAACACCGAAGAAATGATTCCTGAAATCAAGATTGTGTTCGACGAGAACTATGTTTACGGCCAATCCTCATCTTTGACAATGAGCAAGATGGCCACTTCGAAGTTCTCCATCTACGGCAACAAAATTATGCTCAACACAAAAGCAAAAGGGAAGGTCCGCATCGACGTATTCGGCATGAACGGAAGACTCGTCGCCACGCTCTTTAACGGAATGCTTGGTGTAGGCAATTACGAATTCAGCCTTGCCGACATGCCGAAGGGTCAGTACATCGTTCGTATGAAGGATGCTGGAATAACAACAACGCGACCCGTGATTGTGAAGTAA
- a CDS encoding glycosyl hydrolase: MNLLKKSLLAAGFCALTAQADVSYTPVNANATEGAQKLYNFLATNYGVKTVSGMMTGDVSSSTLKELPDVTEFYKKTGKYPALVGFDFLFATGVKASDDWYQSYTQMALEAAKDLWNQGGIPAFTWHWKDPSDQIDAFYTKSGNANEYTEFDFTQGFTDPSCTVNCTWNTSSETYQQLVNDIDEIADMFLGLQEAGVAAIFRPLHEASGKWFWWGSKGGAAFQALYNLVYDEMVSVKGVNNLVWVWNPEYSNDIGWNPGASKYDVISLDIYEAWDYSTKYTKAYSELLTNFGSDKILAVSENGSIPDISVMKANNIAWSWWMPWYQTWDGKFLDQTVDAVWKANLESACTISLENMPGWNSYTLSTSKVAACEAGYALGDLDTARAVEVVVPGDTATNGWLRASISTSATSDTAKGNVIIQSGSAIDLSTASTITFNVYNTNKLSGIWFTIAFLGNASTSWAWAQPDGCWIDAGDSTTCTIDLSTTAKDQVVLTGTDYTSFMSHISKVYIEIFAVGFNGDVYYDAVKTNTGVTINDFDNTAEKIEVEQAQNLSAQIIGLGKGLAIEKVASVANAVKMSVQNRTLSISVPKSGKANIALFDVTGHQVKSFNQGSLSAGEHQFNLSGIPQGNYILQVKGVGFSSTKSIRIQ; the protein is encoded by the coding sequence ATGAACCTTTTGAAAAAATCCCTCCTGGCAGCCGGCTTCTGCGCCTTGACTGCACAGGCAGACGTGAGCTACACCCCGGTCAACGCCAACGCGACCGAAGGAGCCCAGAAACTTTACAACTTCCTCGCCACAAACTACGGAGTCAAAACCGTTTCCGGTATGATGACTGGCGACGTTTCTAGCTCGACGCTGAAAGAACTTCCCGATGTGACCGAATTCTACAAAAAGACCGGCAAATATCCGGCTCTCGTGGGATTCGACTTCCTGTTCGCTACCGGCGTGAAGGCAAGCGATGACTGGTACCAGAGCTACACGCAGATGGCTCTCGAAGCCGCCAAGGACCTGTGGAACCAGGGCGGTATTCCGGCCTTCACTTGGCACTGGAAAGACCCGAGCGATCAAATTGACGCTTTCTATACCAAATCCGGCAATGCAAACGAATATACGGAATTTGATTTCACCCAAGGCTTTACCGATCCTTCCTGCACCGTAAATTGCACTTGGAATACAAGCTCTGAAACTTATCAGCAGCTCGTAAACGACATCGACGAAATCGCCGATATGTTCCTCGGCTTGCAAGAAGCCGGCGTCGCCGCGATTTTCCGTCCGCTTCACGAAGCAAGCGGCAAGTGGTTCTGGTGGGGCTCCAAAGGCGGAGCCGCTTTTCAGGCTCTTTACAATCTCGTCTATGACGAAATGGTCTCCGTCAAGGGCGTGAACAACCTGGTCTGGGTTTGGAACCCGGAATATTCAAATGATATCGGTTGGAATCCAGGAGCTTCGAAGTACGACGTCATTAGCCTTGACATCTATGAAGCTTGGGACTATTCGACCAAGTACACCAAGGCCTATTCGGAACTCTTGACCAATTTCGGTTCGGACAAAATCCTTGCCGTTTCCGAAAACGGTTCCATTCCGGATATTTCCGTGATGAAGGCAAACAACATCGCATGGTCTTGGTGGATGCCGTGGTACCAGACCTGGGACGGTAAATTCCTCGACCAGACGGTGGACGCCGTTTGGAAGGCAAACCTCGAAAGCGCTTGCACGATCAGCCTCGAAAACATGCCGGGTTGGAATAGCTATACGCTCAGCACTTCTAAAGTGGCTGCCTGCGAAGCCGGTTATGCTCTCGGCGATCTGGATACCGCTCGCGCTGTTGAAGTCGTCGTTCCGGGCGATACCGCAACGAACGGCTGGCTCCGCGCTTCGATTTCGACTTCTGCCACAAGCGATACCGCCAAGGGTAACGTGATTATCCAGAGCGGAAGCGCTATCGATCTTTCGACTGCCAGCACGATTACCTTCAACGTTTACAACACGAACAAGCTTTCCGGCATTTGGTTCACCATCGCATTCCTCGGCAACGCAAGCACCAGCTGGGCATGGGCACAGCCGGACGGTTGCTGGATCGATGCGGGCGACTCGACGACTTGCACGATCGATCTTTCGACGACCGCCAAGGATCAGGTTGTCTTGACCGGTACGGATTACACGAGCTTCATGAGCCACATTTCCAAGGTCTACATTGAAATCTTCGCAGTAGGCTTCAATGGTGATGTGTACTATGACGCAGTGAAGACGAATACAGGCGTTACCATCAACGACTTTGACAATACCGCTGAAAAAATCGAAGTGGAACAGGCACAGAATCTGTCTGCACAAATCATCGGTTTAGGCAAGGGTTTGGCAATTGAAAAGGTTGCATCCGTCGCTAACGCAGTGAAAATGAGCGTACAGAACCGTACGCTTTCGATTTCCGTTCCAAAGTCTGGCAAGGCAAACATCGCTCTCTTCGACGTGACGGGACATCAGGTGAAGAGCTTCAACCAAGGTTCTCTCTCTGCTGGCGAACATCAGTTCAACCTTTCCGGTATTCCGCAGGGCAACTACATTCTTCAGGTGAAGGGCGTAGGCTTCTCTTCGACTAAGTCGATTCGCATCCAGTAA
- the ychF gene encoding redox-regulated ATPase YchF, which translates to MSLKCGIVGLPNVGKSTIFNAITNAGAEAANYPFCTIEPNVGMVSVPDSRLDELVKVYNPKSIVPAVTEFVDIAGLVKGASKGEGLGNQFLTHIRECNAIMEVVRCFEDDDITHVLGSVDPVRDIDIIETELILKDLDSVEKRLNTEAKAARTGNAKAKENLEACELLKKGLEEGHSAREYIGKNGDALDAIVQDLALLTAKPLFYCANIREDDLEKKGNAYVDQLKEFAAKQGTSVVVISGKIEEELSTMEPEDKAELLKDYGMEESGLDSVVREGYRILGLQTFFTAGEKECRAWTFEKGSKAPRCAGVIHSDFEKGFIRAETLAFEDFRKYGSWNAAKEAGVVRTEGKEYVVKDGDIMYYLFNV; encoded by the coding sequence ATGAGTCTTAAATGCGGTATCGTCGGTCTTCCGAACGTCGGCAAAAGCACCATTTTCAACGCCATCACGAACGCTGGCGCAGAAGCGGCCAACTATCCGTTCTGCACCATTGAACCGAATGTAGGCATGGTGAGCGTCCCCGACAGCCGTCTCGACGAACTCGTCAAGGTTTACAATCCGAAGTCCATTGTGCCGGCTGTGACGGAATTCGTCGACATCGCTGGCCTTGTGAAAGGCGCGAGCAAGGGTGAAGGTCTCGGCAACCAGTTCCTGACCCACATCCGCGAATGCAATGCGATCATGGAAGTCGTCCGCTGCTTTGAAGATGACGATATCACGCACGTTCTCGGTTCCGTTGATCCGGTCCGCGACATCGACATCATCGAAACGGAACTCATCCTCAAAGATCTCGACTCCGTCGAAAAACGTTTGAATACCGAAGCCAAGGCCGCTCGCACGGGCAATGCCAAGGCAAAAGAAAACCTCGAAGCTTGCGAACTTTTGAAAAAAGGCCTTGAAGAAGGCCACAGCGCCCGCGAATACATCGGCAAGAACGGAGACGCTCTCGATGCGATCGTTCAGGACCTCGCCCTGCTCACCGCAAAGCCTCTCTTCTACTGCGCCAATATCCGCGAAGACGACCTCGAAAAGAAGGGCAACGCCTATGTGGACCAGTTGAAGGAATTCGCCGCCAAGCAAGGAACTTCCGTTGTCGTCATCAGCGGCAAAATCGAAGAAGAACTTTCCACGATGGAACCGGAAGACAAGGCTGAACTTTTGAAGGACTACGGCATGGAAGAATCCGGTCTCGACTCTGTCGTCCGCGAAGGCTACCGCATTCTCGGCCTGCAGACGTTCTTTACCGCAGGCGAAAAGGAATGCCGCGCTTGGACATTCGAAAAAGGTTCCAAGGCTCCGCGGTGTGCTGGCGTTATCCACTCCGACTTCGAAAAAGGCTTCATCCGTGCAGAAACTCTTGCCTTTGAAGACTTCCGCAAGTACGGTTCCTGGAATGCGGCGAAAGAAGCAGGCGTCGTCCGTACCGAAGGTAAGGAATACGTGGTGAAGGATGGCGACATCATGTACTACCTCTTCAACGTGTAA
- a CDS encoding glycosyl hydrolase family 8 encodes MNSPFKLIGKTDPCVRTQIEKAYHQLFSGDKEKERICFNYQTLKYIVDIGHSDVRSEGMSYGMYISARLGRKDDFDALWRFTKKYLRNHSGDYAPYFAWQVGIPDNTHADFYKIDSGAAPDGEEYIAAALLIAAKKFNEPEYKEEALALLKQMLYKNTQGKVRSMFDKERALVRFSPMEGNDFTDPSYHTLAFYRLYAKATGDVFWERVYKNSLAYLKKAVHPETGLAADYSEFDGTPKFTDFNPMSGYFSGDAWRVALNLALDYNWKIPGICEDIREDAKNFERTAIRRLLNFFTSHQPYLADYAVDGSDFPKEARTQTTGLIAMNAAATSALDLSKADDIALARPFLSTLWNTPVPMGTWRYYDGLLYLLGYLALVD; translated from the coding sequence ATGAACAGTCCTTTTAAGCTCATCGGAAAAACAGATCCGTGCGTTCGCACTCAAATTGAAAAAGCTTACCATCAACTTTTTTCCGGCGACAAGGAAAAAGAGCGTATTTGCTTTAACTATCAGACTCTCAAGTACATTGTCGACATCGGACACTCCGACGTGCGTAGCGAAGGCATGAGCTATGGCATGTACATTTCGGCGAGACTTGGACGCAAAGACGACTTTGATGCTCTTTGGCGATTTACCAAAAAATATTTGAGAAATCATTCTGGCGATTACGCGCCCTATTTCGCATGGCAAGTCGGCATTCCTGACAACACCCATGCGGATTTTTACAAAATAGATAGCGGAGCCGCTCCCGATGGCGAAGAATACATTGCCGCTGCCCTTTTGATTGCGGCAAAAAAATTCAACGAGCCCGAATACAAAGAAGAAGCGCTCGCACTTTTAAAGCAGATGCTTTACAAGAATACGCAGGGCAAAGTCCGTTCCATGTTCGACAAGGAACGCGCCCTGGTGAGATTTTCCCCTATGGAAGGGAACGACTTCACCGATCCGAGCTATCACACGCTCGCCTTTTACCGACTTTATGCGAAAGCGACCGGCGATGTTTTTTGGGAACGCGTTTACAAGAATAGTCTCGCTTATTTGAAAAAAGCGGTTCACCCAGAGACAGGTCTTGCTGCCGACTATTCCGAATTCGATGGAACGCCCAAATTCACCGATTTCAACCCGATGAGCGGATACTTTAGCGGTGACGCTTGGCGCGTTGCCTTAAACCTTGCCCTGGATTACAACTGGAAAATTCCAGGCATTTGCGAAGACATTCGTGAAGACGCCAAAAACTTTGAGCGCACCGCCATCCGCCGACTGTTGAACTTCTTTACCTCGCATCAGCCCTACCTTGCCGACTACGCCGTAGACGGTTCGGATTTTCCAAAAGAAGCCCGTACACAGACGACCGGTCTGATTGCGATGAATGCCGCGGCGACAAGCGCTCTGGATCTTTCCAAAGCAGACGATATTGCGCTAGCAAGGCCCTTCCTTTCGACCCTTTGGAACACCCCGGTTCCCATGGGAACGTGGCGGTATTATGATGGGCTTCTGTACCTTTTAGGGTATCTCGCTTTAGTCGATTAA
- a CDS encoding HAD family hydrolase produces the protein MEIAGVLFDLYGTLYTYGNMSKAFGLWHEDVTRALKELGISASVSQVSKQCKHFFTEPVPDTDQYTQYELRLKRLAEFFGATPDYNWIKHTAAISMNRWQRLVPIHPQTIPLLKKLKKQGLKIGVISNFQHAPHVRKVLRKHGLLKILDAVIISGEVHVRKPDPEIFKIALERLGTKAEETLFVGDDPERDIRGATSVDMQTYLFQNGSSLFDIFKNG, from the coding sequence ATGGAAATCGCCGGTGTTCTTTTCGATCTTTACGGAACCCTCTACACCTATGGCAACATGTCCAAGGCGTTTGGGCTTTGGCACGAGGATGTAACTCGCGCGTTAAAAGAGCTCGGCATTTCCGCATCCGTTTCGCAGGTTTCAAAACAGTGCAAGCACTTTTTTACGGAACCTGTACCTGACACGGACCAGTACACCCAATACGAACTCCGTCTCAAAAGACTTGCCGAGTTTTTCGGTGCAACCCCCGATTACAACTGGATCAAGCACACCGCCGCCATTTCAATGAACCGTTGGCAAAGACTCGTGCCCATCCATCCGCAAACAATCCCGCTCCTGAAAAAGCTCAAGAAACAGGGGCTTAAAATCGGTGTCATTTCCAATTTTCAGCACGCTCCACATGTGCGCAAAGTTTTGCGCAAGCACGGTCTCTTAAAAATCCTCGACGCCGTCATCATCTCGGGTGAAGTCCATGTTCGCAAGCCCGATCCCGAGATTTTCAAAATTGCACTCGAACGTTTAGGAACAAAAGCTGAAGAAACGCTTTTTGTGGGGGACGATCCGGAACGCGACATTCGTGGAGCAACCTCCGTCGACATGCAGACTTACCTGTTCCAAAACGGTTCCTCTCTTTTTGACATCTTTAAAAACGGCTAA
- a CDS encoding Dabb family protein, with product MIKHIVLWKLKAEAEGATAAENGKKIVEKFKALEGKVPGLVSIESGVDFNRSAAAWDVGLLTSFNTKADLDFYQDFPAHVEIKHFMAKVASDRCVIDYEV from the coding sequence ATGATCAAGCATATCGTTCTCTGGAAGTTGAAGGCAGAAGCTGAAGGTGCAACCGCAGCCGAAAACGGCAAGAAGATTGTGGAAAAGTTCAAGGCACTCGAAGGCAAGGTTCCGGGTCTCGTTTCGATCGAATCCGGTGTGGACTTTAACCGAAGCGCTGCCGCTTGGGACGTCGGTCTCTTGACTTCTTTCAACACCAAGGCCGACCTCGACTTCTACCAGGACTTCCCGGCTCACGTTGAAATCAAGCACTTCATGGCAAAGGTCGCTTCTGACCGTTGCGTCATTGATTACGAGGTCTAA
- a CDS encoding glycosyltransferase — protein MSQLVIVDYNNFWSPSGGGVRRYHLERMKYYKNHPDALLVFVQNDGKTYTEKVSDSLIIEHTKAFRFPGNWEYRFLWRQIDLKPAIAKYKPDIIEVGSPYILPKAIEKACEGCPKKPILTAFWHADFPVTYVRRFFEKWGFPRFAKKAESLAFAYARSSFKKYAKIEASSHEVMDRIQANGFKPEQLEWIPLGVDLETFHPEARDETLVQELKDGDPNRLTIFFPHRFCDEKGLRLFLEAYPILCKELESEPAVLFAGTGPDLPLVEEAAKKYKHIRYEGFIKSTAEMARHYASVDMGLALSGWETFGLSILESLACGDALVAASTGAALEHLRESGAGVLLEERTPQALAQAIVKISKMDMAQLKQKSVEYAKKFSWQSCFERQFAMYQKLVQR, from the coding sequence ATGAGCCAACTCGTTATTGTCGATTACAACAACTTTTGGAGCCCTTCCGGAGGCGGTGTCCGCCGCTACCATCTGGAAAGGATGAAGTATTACAAAAACCATCCCGACGCTTTGCTCGTCTTTGTGCAGAACGACGGGAAGACCTATACCGAAAAGGTTTCGGACTCGCTGATTATTGAACATACCAAGGCGTTCCGCTTTCCCGGAAACTGGGAATACCGTTTTCTGTGGAGGCAAATCGATTTGAAGCCGGCAATCGCCAAGTACAAGCCCGATATTATTGAAGTCGGTTCTCCGTACATTTTGCCAAAAGCCATCGAAAAGGCTTGTGAGGGTTGTCCGAAAAAGCCGATCCTCACCGCATTCTGGCATGCCGATTTTCCGGTGACGTATGTGCGCCGCTTTTTTGAGAAATGGGGATTTCCCCGCTTTGCAAAGAAGGCTGAGTCCCTTGCTTTTGCCTATGCCCGTTCGAGTTTCAAAAAATATGCGAAGATCGAAGCGAGTTCTCACGAAGTGATGGACCGTATCCAAGCAAACGGTTTTAAGCCGGAACAGCTCGAATGGATTCCGCTCGGTGTGGACCTTGAAACCTTCCATCCCGAAGCCCGGGACGAAACCCTCGTGCAAGAACTGAAGGACGGCGATCCAAACCGCTTGACGATTTTCTTCCCGCACCGTTTTTGCGACGAAAAAGGTCTGCGTCTTTTCCTCGAAGCGTACCCGATTCTTTGCAAGGAACTCGAAAGTGAACCGGCCGTTCTTTTCGCAGGCACAGGCCCAGACCTTCCGCTCGTCGAAGAAGCAGCTAAAAAGTACAAGCATATTCGATACGAAGGCTTTATCAAAAGTACCGCTGAAATGGCTCGCCATTATGCGAGCGTCGACATGGGACTTGCGCTTTCGGGATGGGAAACCTTTGGACTTTCCATCTTAGAAAGTCTCGCTTGCGGCGATGCGCTTGTCGCCGCATCGACCGGCGCCGCTCTTGAACATCTGCGCGAATCGGGCGCCGGAGTGCTTCTGGAAGAACGCACTCCGCAAGCTCTGGCACAGGCCATTGTGAAAATTTCTAAAATGGATATGGCGCAGTTGAAGCAGAAATCTGTAGAATATGCGAAAAAATTCAGTTGGCAAAGTTGCTTTGAGCGGCAATTCGCCATGTATCAAAAACTCGTACAAAGGTAA